In Arachis stenosperma cultivar V10309 chromosome 1, arast.V10309.gnm1.PFL2, whole genome shotgun sequence, one DNA window encodes the following:
- the LOC130937078 gene encoding flavonoid 3'-monooxygenase CYP75B137-like — protein MLLIIAFFIISIITWVLFFRPSKAQGNLPPGPPGLPIFGNLFSLDPELHTYFAGLARTYGPIFKLQLGGKLGIVITSPTVACQVLKDHDTVFANRDVPAAGRAATYGGSDIVWTPYGPEWRMLRKVCVMKMLSNHTLDSVYELRRNEVRKTVGFLCNRDGSEVNVGEQVFLTVLNVITEMMWGGAVEGKEREGLGAEFREVVAEMTALLGKPNVSDFFPALARFDLQGVEKQMHALVPRFDGIFDRMIGKRVEEGNKKSTDFLQFLLNLKDEGDSKTPLTMVQLKSLLMDMVVGGSDTSSNTIEFALAEMIKKPEIMKIVQEELEAVVGRDNIVEESHIHKLPYLRAVMKETLRLHPALPLLVPHCPSETTTVGGYTIPKGSRVFVNVWAIHRDPSIWDKPLEFDPTRFLEDGEAKWDFSGSDFSYFPFGSGRRICAGIAMAERTVLYFLATLVHSFDWRVTEREKFDVSEKFGIVLKKKVPLTAIPIPRLSNPDLYK, from the exons ATGCTCCTCATCATTGCTTTTTTCATCATCTCCATCATCACGTGGGTCCTCTTTTTCAGGCCCAGCAAGGCCCAAGGAAACCTCCCACCAGGCCCACCGGGTCTCCCAATCTTCGGCAACCTATTCTCCCTCGATCCCGAGCTCCACACCTATTTCGCGGGCCTGGCCCGCACCTATGGCCCGATATTCAAGCTCCAGCTCGGCGGCAAGCTCGGCATCGTCATCACCTCCCCAACCGTGGCCTGCCAAGTCCTCAAGGATCACGACACCGTTTTTGCCAACCGCGACGTCCCCGCCGCCGGAAGAGCCGCCACTTACGGCGGATCCGACATCGTCTGGACGCCATACGGACCCGAGTGGCGGATGCTGAGGAAAGTATGCGTCATGAAGATGCTGAGCAACCACACGCTGGACTCCGTCTATGAGCTCCGCCGCAACGAGGTGCGAAAAACGGTCGGGTTCTTGTGTAATCGGGACGGGTCAGAGGTGAACGTTGGCGAGCAGGTGTTCTTGACGGTGCTGAACGTGATAACGGAGATGATGTGGGGAGGGGCGGTGGAGGGGAAGGAGAGGGAGGGGTTGGGAGCGGAGTTCAGGGAGGTGGTGGCGGAGATGACGGCGCTGCTTGGGAAGCCGAACGTGTCGGATTTTTTTCCCGCGTTGGCACGGTTTGACTTGCAGGGTGTGGAGAAGCAGATGCACGCACTGGTGCCGCGGTTCGATGGGATCTTCGACAGGATGATTGGGAAGAGGGTGGAagaagggaacaagaagagcactGATTTCTTAcaatttttgttgaatttgaagGACGAAGGTGACTCCAAGACCCCACTTACCATGGTTCAACTCAAGTCACTGCTCATG GACATGGTTGTGGGTGGATCCGACACATCCTCCAACACAATCGAATTTGCCTTGGCTGAAATGATAAAGAAGCCAGAGATAATGAAGATAGTCCAAGAAGAACTGGAAGCAGTAGTTGGCAGAGACAACATAGTAGAAGAGTCACACATTCACAAGCTACCTTACTTGCGCGCAGTAATGAAAGAAACCCTTCGGTTGCACCCAGCACTTCCACTCTTAGTCCCTCACTGCCCCAGTGAAACCACCACTGTGGGTGGGTACACAATTCCAAAGGGTTCGCGTGTGTTTGTGAACGTGTGGGCAATACACAGAGACCCTTCTATTTGGGACAAACCCCTTGAGTTCGATCCTACTAGGTTCTTGGAGGATGGTGAAGCAAAATGGGATTTCAGTGGTAGTGATTTCAGTTACTTTCCATTTGGTTCTGGAAGAAGAATATGTGCTGGGATTGCAATGGCTGAGAGGACAGTACTATACTTCCTTGCCACGCTTGTACATTCATTTGATTGGAGGGTAACCGAAAGAGAGAAGTTTGATGTATCTGAAAAATTTGGTATTGTTCTTAAGAAGAAAGTACCTCTAACTGCCATTCCCATACCACGATTATCCAATCCAGATCTTTATAAATAG
- the LOC130944425 gene encoding uncharacterized protein LOC130944425 — MGEFTIQISNDLVNQLVDDVEPKKKTRRVRRKVQRESVKPQSNENQKQILDEPGVPDTKAAQGWPVEPPMFLPPTVPVHPSHSELEGIRSVLQESEKVLERLEKQEETMLQEVTQKAKDLRDKEYKLPNPKPEPCMAERAATVACYRENIKDPLKCASFVSNFADCLRRFGRLSEK, encoded by the coding sequence ATGGGTGAGTTTACAATTCAGATTAGCAATGACCTTGTTAATCAGCTCGTTGATGATGTGGAGCCCAAGAAGAAAACTAGAAGAGTTAGGCGGAAGGTTCAAAGAGAGTCTGTTAAGCCCCAATCTAATGAAAATCAAAAGCAAATTTTAGATGAACCTGGAGTGCCCGATACTAAAGCTGCACAAGGGTGGCCAGTGGAGCCCCCTATGTTTCTACCACCAACCGTACCCGTGCATCCGTCTCATTCAGAATTAGAAGGCATTCGGTCTGTGTTGCAGGAAAGCGAGAAGGTTTTGGAAAGATTGGAGAAGCAAGAGGAGACAATGTTGCAGGAAGTAACCCAAAAGGCAAAGGATCTCCGTGACAAGGAGTATAAGCTTCCAAACCCAAAGCCTGAACCTTGCATGGCCGAGAGGGCTGCCACTGTAGCATGTTACAGGGAAAATATCAAGGATCCTTTGAAGTGTGCTAGTTTTGTTTCCAATTTTGCAGATTGCTTACGTAGGTTTGGTCGTTTAAGCGAGAAGTGA
- the LOC130980222 gene encoding uncharacterized protein LOC130980222, which yields MIAGGFAGGRVTKSSHKRHLKEVYQVNEEAETPDLPAITFTKEVAQGVSLGQDDPVVITMILANANLHRTLVDQEKTSFITPKADYCYVVMPFGLKNVVTTYQQLMNKVFSPHLGKLMDFYKDNMLVKTKEETSLLLNLTEVFSTIRQRGKKLACCPISQSAPL from the exons ATGATTGCTGGAGGATTTGCAGGAGGAAGAGTAACAAAATCCTCCCACAAGAGACACTTGAAAGAAGTCTACCAGGTTAATGAGGAAGCTGAAACACCCGACCTACCTGCAATCACCTTTACAAAAGAAGTTGCCCAAGGGGTATCACTCGGACAAGATGACCCTGTCGTGATCACGATGATACTTGCTAATGCAAACCTCCATAGAACCTTGGTAGATCAA GAGAAAACATCCTTTATCACTCCTAAGGCAGACTACTGCTACGTGGTAATGCCATTTGGGTTGAAAAATGTTGTGACCACTTATCAACAGCTAATGAACAAGGTGTTCTCACCTCACCTTGGAAAATTGATGGATTTTTACAAGGACAACATGCTTGTCAAGACCAAGGAAGAAACTAGCTTGCTGCTCAACCTCACAGAAGTATTTAGCACGATAAGACAGCGCGGGAAGAAACTAGCTTGCTGTCCAATCTCACAAAGTGCACCTTTGTAG